From one Streptomyces sp. NBC_01478 genomic stretch:
- a CDS encoding ROK family transcriptional regulator: MPASPSTARAINDRLALRLLQQEGPLTAGQLKQRTGLSRPTVADLVERLTASGLIEMVGESGEQRRGPNARLYGIVADRAYLAALDVRTEGVSVLVSDLVGRVLAEASVPIDGDSGTGPAVEQAVALVERAAKEAGAEHLHTVAIGAPGLIDPTTGELRNTTGLPAWHRRLVAALHERLPDARIVVENETNLAALAEQRDGAAHDRDTFVLLWLGMGIGAAVVLDGAVRRGASGGAGEIGFLPVPGTRGLPSAMDCEGGFHSLAGAGAVLELARDCGVLGGEGAAAGEWGGAAEVVRWAVAGVRTGGVDDGGDAGTVGDASAGAGVSGGSDADAVVKADADAAACAEPGGCRAERAGRAGDALAGGIGVDGATGDTGTGRPDPAPTDARFTPDNASAARFLDTLADRLALGVASVVALLDPGCVVLGGEVGQAGGDELAVRVAERIVRMSPLPAEVRPSALGGAAVLRGALLTAQDGAQNDLFG; the protein is encoded by the coding sequence ATGCCCGCATCCCCGAGCACCGCCCGGGCCATCAACGACCGGCTCGCCCTGCGGCTGCTGCAGCAGGAAGGCCCGCTGACGGCAGGGCAGTTGAAGCAGCGCACCGGACTGTCCCGGCCGACCGTCGCCGACCTCGTCGAACGCCTCACGGCCTCCGGGCTGATCGAGATGGTCGGTGAGTCCGGGGAGCAACGGCGCGGCCCGAACGCCCGGTTGTACGGCATCGTCGCCGACCGCGCGTATCTCGCCGCGCTGGACGTCCGCACGGAGGGCGTCTCCGTGCTCGTCTCCGACCTGGTGGGCCGGGTGCTGGCCGAGGCGTCCGTGCCGATCGACGGCGACTCGGGCACGGGGCCTGCGGTCGAACAGGCCGTCGCGCTCGTGGAACGCGCCGCGAAGGAGGCCGGCGCGGAGCACCTCCACACCGTTGCCATCGGTGCCCCCGGCCTCATCGACCCGACCACCGGCGAACTCCGCAACACCACCGGCCTGCCCGCCTGGCACCGCCGCCTGGTCGCCGCTCTCCACGAACGCCTCCCCGACGCCCGCATCGTCGTGGAGAACGAGACCAACCTCGCCGCCCTCGCCGAACAACGCGACGGCGCGGCCCACGACCGCGACACGTTCGTCCTGCTCTGGCTGGGCATGGGCATCGGCGCGGCGGTGGTCCTGGACGGGGCGGTGCGCCGGGGTGCGTCGGGGGGCGCGGGCGAGATCGGCTTCCTTCCGGTACCGGGGACGCGGGGGTTGCCTTCGGCGATGGACTGCGAGGGGGGCTTTCACTCGCTGGCGGGGGCGGGGGCGGTGCTTGAACTGGCCCGGGACTGTGGGGTGTTGGGGGGAGAGGGTGCCGCTGCGGGGGAGTGGGGTGGTGCGGCGGAGGTTGTTCGGTGGGCGGTTGCGGGGGTGCGTACGGGAGGCGTGGATGACGGTGGCGATGCCGGTACCGTCGGGGATGCCTCTGCTGGTGCCGGGGTCAGTGGCGGTAGCGACGCGGATGCTGTCGTCAAGGCGGATGCCGATGCCGCTGCCTGCGCGGAGCCCGGCGGGTGCCGGGCCGAGCGGGCCGGGCGAGCAGGGGATGCATTGGCTGGAGGGATCGGAGTGGACGGGGCAACGGGCGACACCGGAACCGGCAGGCCCGATCCCGCGCCCACCGACGCCCGATTCACCCCCGACAACGCCTCCGCAGCCCGCTTCCTGGACACCCTCGCCGACCGTCTCGCCCTCGGTGTCGCCTCCGTCGTCGCGCTGCTGGACCCCGGCTGCGTGGTGCTCGGCGGCGAGGTCGGGCAGGCCGGCGGTGACGAACTCGCCGTACGGGTCGCCGAGCGGATCGTCCGTATGTCCCCCCTGCCCGCAGAGGTGCGCCCGAGCGCTCTCGGCGGCGCGGCCGTCCTGCGCGGGGCACTCCTGACCGCAC
- a CDS encoding MFS transporter, with protein MGEVVYDRHEVKRARYAVAAVFAVHGAVTGSFATRVPWIQDHAHVAAGWLGFALAFGAFGASCSMPLAGWITHRFGSRTALRGLIAMWTMSLVLPSLAPNLITLCLAMFTYGASAGMADVAMNALGVEIEQLLDKSIMSGLHGMWSAGALIGSAGGTLAAHLGSDARVHHVIAAVILTVLGVTACHWVLDVPPGVAEEAPPRFTLPPKSALLIGAVGFCAVFAEGASLDWSAVFLKDQLGTSAGLAAASTTGFMLTMAVARMVGDGVVNRFGSVRTVRAGGVLSVFGGLLIVLAENPALTMAGFALLGLGIAVVVPLCFAAAGRSGPNPSQAIAGVATITYTSGLVAPSLIGGVAQATSLVVSFCLVTALAGGLVIFAGVLRAGDRDRPKVSPPSAAVSGPRP; from the coding sequence ATGGGCGAAGTGGTCTACGACCGACACGAGGTGAAGCGCGCCCGGTACGCCGTGGCGGCCGTCTTCGCCGTGCACGGCGCGGTCACCGGCTCGTTCGCGACTCGCGTGCCGTGGATCCAGGACCATGCGCACGTCGCCGCCGGCTGGCTCGGATTCGCCCTCGCTTTCGGGGCGTTCGGCGCCTCCTGCTCGATGCCGCTGGCCGGCTGGATCACCCACCGCTTCGGCAGCCGTACGGCCCTGCGCGGACTGATCGCCATGTGGACGATGTCCCTGGTCCTGCCGTCCCTCGCGCCGAACCTGATCACCCTGTGCCTGGCGATGTTCACGTACGGCGCGAGCGCGGGCATGGCCGACGTCGCCATGAACGCGCTCGGCGTCGAGATCGAGCAACTGCTCGACAAGTCGATCATGTCGGGGCTGCACGGCATGTGGAGCGCGGGCGCCCTGATCGGTTCGGCGGGCGGCACGCTTGCCGCACACCTCGGCTCGGACGCGCGCGTGCACCACGTCATCGCGGCCGTGATCCTCACCGTGCTCGGCGTGACCGCCTGCCACTGGGTGCTCGACGTTCCCCCGGGCGTGGCGGAGGAGGCGCCGCCGCGGTTCACGCTGCCGCCGAAGTCCGCGCTGCTCATCGGCGCGGTGGGCTTCTGCGCGGTATTCGCGGAGGGGGCGAGCCTGGACTGGTCGGCGGTGTTCCTGAAGGACCAGTTGGGCACCTCGGCCGGGCTCGCGGCGGCCTCGACCACCGGCTTCATGCTGACGATGGCGGTGGCCCGGATGGTGGGCGACGGGGTCGTCAACCGCTTCGGTTCGGTGCGTACGGTCCGTGCGGGCGGGGTGCTGTCCGTGTTCGGCGGGCTGCTGATCGTCCTCGCGGAGAACCCCGCGCTGACGATGGCCGGCTTCGCGCTGCTCGGTCTGGGCATCGCCGTGGTCGTCCCGCTGTGCTTCGCGGCGGCGGGCCGCAGCGGCCCCAACCCGAGCCAGGCCATCGCGGGCGTGGCGACGATCACCTACACCTCGGGGCTGGTCGCGCCGAGCCTGATCGGCGGGGTGGCGCAGGCGACGAGCCTGGTCGTGTCGTTCTGCCTGGTCACAGCGTTGGCGGGCGGGCTGGTGATCTTCGCGGGCGTGCTGCGTGCCGGGGACCGGGACCGTCCGAAGGTCAGTCCGCCGAGCGCAGCAGTGTCCGGCCCACGGCCCTGA
- a CDS encoding acyl-CoA thioesterase — protein MTVASPPATALSHGRLIPVTVHFDDLDALGMLHNARYPLLVERAWTELWQEHGVRFDGDWASAGDACNVVKELLISYEAPVTRPGAYAVHLWLDRLGTTGLTYGFRFCSAEGATTFATGTRVLVRLDAETLRPASWSDGFRAVGRTLLRSAD, from the coding sequence GTGACCGTCGCATCCCCGCCCGCCACCGCCCTGTCCCACGGCCGGCTCATACCGGTCACCGTCCACTTCGACGATCTCGACGCGCTCGGCATGCTGCACAACGCCCGCTACCCGCTCCTGGTGGAACGGGCCTGGACCGAGCTGTGGCAGGAGCACGGGGTCCGCTTCGACGGCGACTGGGCGAGCGCCGGTGACGCCTGCAACGTGGTGAAGGAACTGCTGATCAGCTACGAGGCGCCGGTCACCAGACCGGGTGCGTACGCGGTCCACCTCTGGCTGGACCGGCTCGGCACCACGGGCCTGACGTACGGCTTCCGCTTCTGCTCGGCGGAGGGGGCGACGACGTTCGCCACCGGCACCCGAGTCCTCGTCCGGCTGGACGCGGAGACGCTGCGCCCCGCGTCCTGGAGCGACGGGTTCAGGGCCGTGGGCCGGACACTGCTGCGCTCGGCGGACTGA
- a CDS encoding flavin monoamine oxidase family protein has protein sequence MTSTVPNAVQHADERQPPITMFGPDFPYAYDDFLAHPAGLGQIPATEHGTEVAVIGGGLSGIVAAYELMKMGLKPVVYEADRIGGRLRTVGFDGCDPSLTAEMGAMRFPPSSTALQHYIDLVGLETRPFPNPLAEATPSTVVDLKGESHYATTVDDLPQVYRDVMHAWNACLEEGADFSDMNRAMRERDVPRIRAIWSKLVEKLDNQTFYGFLCDSESFKSFRHREIFGQVGFGTGGWDTDFPNSILEILRVVYTEADDHHRGIVGGSQQLPLRLWDREPQKIVHWPYGTSLASLHVNGEPRPAVTRLHRTAGNGITVTDAAGDIRTYRAAIFTAQSWMLLSKIACDDSLFPIDHWTAIERTHYMESSKLFVPVDRPFWLDKDEETGRDVMSMTLTDRMTRGTYLLDDGPDKPAVICLSYTWCDDSLKWLPLSANERMEVMLKSLGEIYPKVDIRKHVIGNPVTVSWENEPYFMGAFKANLPGHYRYQRRLFTHFMQDRLPADKRGVFLAGDDISWTAGWAEGAVQTALNAVWGVMHQLGGTTDPTNPGPGDVYDTIEPVELPED, from the coding sequence ATGACGTCCACGGTGCCCAACGCCGTCCAGCACGCCGACGAGCGGCAGCCGCCGATCACGATGTTCGGGCCGGACTTCCCGTACGCGTACGACGACTTCCTCGCCCACCCGGCGGGCCTCGGCCAGATACCCGCGACCGAACACGGCACCGAAGTCGCGGTGATCGGCGGCGGGTTGTCCGGCATCGTGGCCGCCTACGAGCTGATGAAGATGGGCCTCAAGCCCGTCGTCTACGAGGCCGACCGGATCGGCGGCCGCCTGCGCACCGTCGGCTTCGACGGCTGCGACCCGTCGCTGACCGCCGAGATGGGCGCGATGCGCTTCCCGCCCTCCTCCACCGCCCTCCAGCACTACATCGACCTGGTCGGACTTGAGACCCGCCCGTTCCCCAACCCCCTTGCGGAGGCGACCCCTTCGACGGTCGTCGATCTCAAGGGCGAGTCGCACTACGCGACCACCGTCGACGACCTCCCGCAGGTCTACCGCGATGTGATGCACGCCTGGAACGCCTGCCTCGAAGAGGGCGCCGACTTCTCCGACATGAACCGCGCCATGCGCGAACGCGACGTCCCGCGCATCCGCGCGATCTGGTCGAAGCTCGTCGAGAAACTCGACAACCAGACCTTCTACGGCTTCCTCTGCGACTCCGAGTCCTTCAAGTCCTTCCGCCACCGCGAGATCTTCGGCCAGGTCGGCTTCGGAACGGGCGGCTGGGACACCGACTTCCCGAACTCGATCCTCGAGATCCTGCGCGTCGTCTACACCGAGGCCGACGACCACCACCGCGGCATCGTCGGCGGCTCCCAGCAACTCCCGCTCCGCCTCTGGGACCGCGAGCCGCAGAAGATCGTCCACTGGCCCTACGGCACCTCGCTGGCATCCCTGCACGTGAACGGCGAACCCCGCCCCGCCGTGACCCGGCTGCACCGCACGGCCGGCAACGGGATCACGGTGACGGACGCGGCCGGCGACATCCGCACCTACCGGGCGGCGATCTTCACCGCCCAGTCCTGGATGCTGCTCTCCAAGATCGCCTGCGACGACTCGCTCTTCCCGATCGACCACTGGACGGCGATCGAGCGCACCCACTACATGGAGTCCAGCAAGCTCTTCGTGCCCGTCGACCGGCCGTTCTGGCTGGACAAGGACGAGGAGACCGGCCGGGACGTCATGTCGATGACCCTCACCGACCGTATGACGCGCGGGACTTACCTCCTCGACGACGGCCCGGACAAGCCCGCCGTCATCTGTCTCTCGTACACCTGGTGCGACGACAGCCTCAAGTGGCTGCCGCTGTCCGCGAACGAGCGGATGGAGGTCATGCTGAAGTCGCTCGGCGAGATCTATCCGAAGGTCGACATCAGGAAGCACGTCATCGGCAACCCGGTGACCGTCTCCTGGGAGAACGAGCCGTACTTCATGGGCGCGTTCAAGGCCAACCTGCCCGGCCACTACCGCTACCAGCGGCGCCTGTTCACCCACTTCATGCAGGACCGGCTGCCCGCGGACAAGCGGGGCGTGTTCCTCGCGGGCGACGACATCTCCTGGACGGCCGGCTGGGCCGAGGGCGCCGTCCAGACCGCGCTGAACGCGGTCTGGGGCGTCATGCACCAGCTCGGCGGCACGACCGACCCGACCAACCCCGGTCCCGGGGACGTCTACGACACGATCGAGCCGGTCGAACTGCCGGAGGACTGA
- a CDS encoding carbon-nitrogen hydrolase family protein — protein sequence MRTALLQSSGRPGSIVENLKVLDEAAGRAAAGGAGLLAAPEMFLTGYAIGDGIGLLAEPADGDSADAVAEIATRHGLAIAYGYPERAGDTVYNSAQLISADGTRLANYRKTHLFGDFERAHFTPGEQPVVQAELNGLRVGLMICYDVEFPEPVRAHALAGTDLLIVPTANMHPFQFVAESLVPVRAWENQMYVAYINRIGQEGEFDFYGLSTLAGPDGVARTRAGRGEELLLTDIDPELLADSRAANPYLTDRRPGLYGSLA from the coding sequence ATGCGCACCGCCCTGCTCCAGAGCTCCGGCCGGCCCGGCTCGATCGTCGAGAACCTCAAGGTCCTCGACGAGGCCGCGGGCCGGGCCGCGGCCGGCGGCGCCGGGCTGCTCGCCGCGCCGGAGATGTTCCTCACCGGGTACGCGATCGGCGACGGCATCGGCCTCCTCGCCGAGCCCGCCGACGGCGACTCCGCCGACGCCGTCGCCGAGATCGCCACCCGCCACGGCCTGGCCATCGCCTACGGCTACCCGGAGCGCGCCGGCGACACCGTGTACAACTCGGCCCAACTGATCTCCGCCGACGGCACCCGCCTCGCCAACTACCGTAAGACCCACCTCTTCGGCGACTTCGAGCGCGCCCACTTCACACCCGGCGAACAGCCGGTCGTCCAGGCCGAGTTGAACGGCCTCCGGGTCGGCCTGATGATCTGCTACGACGTCGAGTTCCCGGAGCCCGTCCGCGCCCACGCGCTCGCCGGCACCGACCTGCTGATCGTCCCGACGGCGAACATGCACCCGTTCCAGTTCGTCGCCGAGTCCCTGGTCCCGGTGCGGGCCTGGGAGAACCAGATGTACGTGGCGTACATCAACCGCATCGGCCAGGAAGGGGAGTTCGACTTCTACGGCCTCTCCACGCTCGCCGGTCCCGACGGCGTCGCCCGTACCCGGGCCGGCCGCGGCGAGGAACTCCTCCTCACGGACATCGACCCCGAGCTCCTCGCCGACTCCCGTGCCGCGAACCCGTATCTGACGGACCGTCGCCCCGGCCTCTACGGGTCCCTCGCCTGA
- a CDS encoding DUF5995 family protein: MGQLAHFTTPVDKVVSRLRALDEELPARDGVAVFNRVYLAVTEAVDRSVDAGRFADARAAITLDVRFAERYLAAVDTAADGRRPPACWRPLFQLRRHPGVRPLQFALSGINAHIGHDLALAVVDACRTLDCEPAELEDEFDRVGDLLVSLEERVREELMPGPDLFQIADPLTHLLGSWSLERAREATWTAARALWALRGLPDVAAEFTERLDAAVGLAGRMMLTPLPD; encoded by the coding sequence ATGGGGCAATTGGCACACTTCACCACACCCGTGGACAAGGTCGTCTCCCGGCTGCGCGCGCTCGACGAGGAACTGCCCGCGCGGGACGGGGTCGCGGTGTTCAACCGCGTCTACCTCGCCGTCACGGAGGCGGTCGACCGGAGCGTCGACGCCGGGCGGTTCGCCGACGCGCGGGCCGCGATCACGCTGGACGTACGGTTCGCGGAGCGGTACCTGGCGGCCGTGGACACGGCCGCCGACGGGCGCCGCCCGCCCGCCTGTTGGCGCCCGCTGTTCCAGCTCCGCCGCCATCCGGGCGTACGACCACTGCAGTTCGCTTTGTCGGGCATCAACGCGCACATCGGCCACGATCTCGCGCTCGCCGTCGTGGACGCCTGTCGTACGCTCGACTGCGAACCCGCCGAGCTGGAGGACGAGTTCGACCGCGTGGGCGATCTGCTGGTCTCGCTGGAGGAGCGCGTCCGCGAGGAGCTGATGCCGGGGCCCGACCTGTTCCAGATCGCCGATCCGCTCACGCATCTGCTCGGCTCGTGGAGTCTGGAGCGCGCCCGGGAGGCCACCTGGACGGCGGCGCGGGCCCTGTGGGCGCTGCGCGGACTGCCCGATGTGGCCGCGGAGTTCACCGAGCGACTGGACGCGGCGGTCGGACTCGCGGGCCGCATGATGCTCACGCCGCTGCCGGACTGA
- a CDS encoding glycoside hydrolase family 6 protein, whose translation MLIVAASVVVAVGTVTGMIRALDDGHGTDRARPDASGATLLVPLPDVPSASNSPSAKASSSPRPKKTPTTGTARKPRGTATVSPRLYRHPESQVLDWVRAHPDDPRTEVIESRIADRPEAVWFADFTPSTITSRVRAVTSGAAAQGRVPVVVPYAIPERDCGGASEGGAADFDAYDGWIDGFAAGLGSREVVVILEPDSIAQADCLSESQRADRFEALARAGRVLKAADPKARVYYDAGHSDWNPAAQQASLLKQAGAASAASSDGIFSNVSNFHADSAEIAYDRQVLDALGGPAGLGAVIDTSRNGNGAPADGQWCDPAGRKIGRAPTLDTGEARIDGYLWVKLPGESDGCRGAAGTFTASYAYELAR comes from the coding sequence GTGCTGATCGTGGCCGCGTCGGTCGTGGTCGCGGTCGGCACGGTGACCGGGATGATCAGAGCACTGGACGACGGGCACGGCACGGACCGGGCCCGGCCCGACGCGAGCGGCGCGACACTGCTGGTGCCACTGCCCGACGTGCCCTCGGCGTCGAACTCCCCGTCCGCGAAGGCGAGTTCGTCCCCCCGCCCGAAGAAGACCCCGACGACCGGCACCGCGCGGAAGCCGCGAGGGACCGCCACCGTCTCCCCCCGCCTCTACCGCCACCCGGAGTCCCAGGTCCTCGACTGGGTCCGCGCCCACCCCGACGACCCCCGCACGGAGGTCATCGAGTCCCGGATCGCCGACCGGCCGGAGGCGGTGTGGTTCGCGGACTTCACGCCGTCGACGATCACCTCCCGGGTGCGCGCGGTCACTTCGGGGGCCGCCGCGCAGGGCAGGGTCCCGGTCGTCGTGCCGTACGCGATCCCGGAACGGGACTGCGGCGGGGCCTCCGAGGGCGGGGCGGCGGACTTCGACGCGTACGACGGCTGGATCGACGGCTTCGCGGCGGGACTGGGCTCCAGGGAGGTGGTCGTGATCCTGGAACCGGATTCCATAGCCCAGGCCGACTGCCTCTCCGAGAGCCAACGCGCCGACCGCTTCGAGGCGTTGGCCCGCGCGGGCCGCGTCCTGAAGGCCGCCGACCCGAAGGCCCGCGTGTACTACGACGCGGGCCACTCCGACTGGAACCCGGCCGCCCAACAGGCGTCCCTCCTCAAGCAGGCGGGTGCGGCCTCCGCCGCCTCCTCCGACGGGATCTTCAGCAACGTCTCCAATTTCCACGCCGATTCGGCCGAGATCGCCTACGACCGCCAGGTCCTCGACGCCCTCGGCGGCCCCGCGGGCCTCGGCGCCGTCATCGACACCAGCCGTAACGGCAACGGCGCCCCGGCCGACGGCCAGTGGTGCGACCCGGCGGGCCGGAAGATCGGCCGGGCGCCGACCCTGGACACCGGGGAGGCGCGGATCGACGGCTATCTGTGGGTCAAGTTGCCGGGGGAGTCGGACGGTTGCAGGGGCGCGGCCGGCACGTTCACGGCGTCGTACGCCTACGAATTGGCTCGCTGA
- a CDS encoding LLM class F420-dependent oxidoreductase: MATKLGLTLPQTRQYDIGKDVPDVARAAEEIGYESLWVFERALFPEPATQGLYGMEGVPWPDEYRSVAEPLVTLALAVSATRRARLGTSVLVAPLHGPFQLARTLGTLDAASGGRVVAGLGTGWSLDEYAAAGIAPFEDRGKSLDEVLAVCRAVWGPDPVVYEGGLSTVNSSVVGPKPARPIPVLLPAMSKKARTRLVDHADGWQPVAMGVEQLAAEWRALRELAAERGRTEPIQSVARINLRYTPKAYEGAERPPFHGNFDQIVTDLVAHVEVGLDEYFFEFGGGPRDAEELKDLAAELYTAARAAGV, from the coding sequence ATGGCCACCAAGTTGGGTCTCACTCTTCCCCAGACACGGCAGTACGACATCGGCAAGGACGTCCCGGACGTGGCCCGCGCGGCCGAGGAGATCGGCTACGAAAGCCTGTGGGTGTTCGAACGCGCCCTCTTCCCGGAGCCCGCGACGCAGGGGCTCTACGGCATGGAGGGCGTCCCGTGGCCCGACGAGTACCGCTCGGTCGCCGAGCCCCTGGTGACGCTGGCGCTGGCCGTGTCGGCCACCCGGCGGGCCCGGCTCGGCACCAGTGTCCTGGTGGCTCCCCTGCACGGACCGTTCCAACTGGCCCGGACGCTCGGCACGTTGGACGCGGCGAGCGGCGGCCGGGTGGTGGCCGGGCTCGGCACCGGCTGGTCGCTCGACGAGTACGCGGCGGCGGGGATCGCCCCGTTCGAGGACCGGGGCAAGTCCCTGGACGAGGTTCTCGCCGTGTGCCGTGCGGTGTGGGGCCCGGATCCGGTGGTGTACGAGGGCGGGCTGAGCACCGTCAACTCGTCGGTGGTCGGCCCGAAGCCCGCCCGGCCGATCCCCGTGCTGCTGCCCGCGATGAGCAAGAAGGCGCGGACCCGTCTCGTCGACCACGCCGACGGCTGGCAGCCGGTGGCCATGGGTGTCGAGCAACTCGCCGCCGAGTGGCGGGCGTTGCGCGAACTGGCCGCCGAGCGGGGCCGCACCGAGCCCATCCAGTCGGTGGCCCGGATCAACCTGCGGTACACGCCCAAGGCGTACGAGGGCGCGGAACGCCCGCCGTTCCACGGCAACTTCGACCAGATCGTGACCGATCTCGTGGCGCATGTCGAGGTCGGTCTCGACGAGTACTTCTTCGAGTTCGGCGGCGGCCCGCGGGATGCCGAGGAACTCAAGGACCTCGCCGCCGAGCTGTACACGGCGGCCCGCGCGGCCGGGGTCTGA
- a CDS encoding alginate lyase family protein, whose product MSARPRLGVLLAAVATLTAVFVPSAAARSAPAVPKTAVLDGTRLQQTKLRLDRGDPQLHRALRNLTARADNWLNQGPWTVVDKPKPAPGGDVHDYLSQAPYWWPTTTPTADNPWGCPYVQRDGRRNPEVDTGTDRQEVEKVFDSTYDLALAWYYSGDGCYARKADQVLRTWFLDPATRMNPNLNHAQFIPCKYDGRAIGIIDFSQSYTSVVDAIAILNAGAPGWTKTDGTAMARWNSDFLGWLKNSAFGREEGAAANNHGTFYDMELAALAYATGDTALAKRTVLDARAKRIDPQIAGDGSQPQELARTRSWHYSTFDLVAYTRLAAIGRHVGVNLWTYQGPDGQGLLQAVDYLLPAATGAAAWAHPELEFYRYAASDIVHAAADAGDARAKAAVPKLEAPPGGDLWALRPAAEQLDSITG is encoded by the coding sequence ATGAGTGCCAGACCCCGCCTCGGCGTCCTTCTCGCGGCCGTGGCCACCCTGACCGCCGTGTTCGTCCCCTCGGCCGCCGCGCGCTCGGCGCCCGCCGTCCCGAAGACCGCCGTCCTCGACGGCACCCGCCTCCAGCAGACCAAGCTCCGTCTGGACCGCGGTGACCCCCAACTCCACCGAGCCCTGCGGAACTTGACGGCCCGCGCCGACAACTGGCTGAACCAGGGCCCCTGGACGGTCGTGGACAAGCCAAAACCGGCGCCCGGCGGCGATGTTCACGACTATCTGAGCCAGGCCCCGTACTGGTGGCCCACGACCACCCCGACCGCCGACAACCCCTGGGGCTGCCCGTATGTCCAGCGCGACGGCCGGCGCAACCCCGAGGTCGACACCGGAACCGACCGCCAGGAGGTGGAGAAGGTCTTCGACTCGACGTACGACCTCGCGCTCGCCTGGTACTACAGCGGCGACGGGTGCTACGCGCGGAAGGCCGACCAGGTCCTGCGCACCTGGTTCCTCGACCCGGCCACGAGGATGAACCCCAACCTGAACCACGCCCAGTTCATCCCCTGCAAGTACGACGGCCGCGCCATCGGCATCATCGACTTCTCCCAGTCGTACACCAGCGTCGTCGACGCCATCGCGATCCTCAACGCCGGCGCCCCCGGCTGGACGAAGACCGACGGCACGGCGATGGCCCGCTGGAACTCCGACTTCCTCGGCTGGCTGAAGAACAGCGCCTTCGGCAGGGAGGAGGGCGCCGCCGCCAACAACCACGGCACCTTCTACGACATGGAGTTGGCCGCCCTCGCCTACGCGACCGGCGACACGGCGCTGGCGAAGCGGACCGTGCTGGACGCCCGCGCCAAGCGCATCGACCCACAGATCGCGGGCGACGGCAGCCAGCCGCAGGAGCTTGCGCGGACCCGGAGTTGGCACTACTCGACCTTCGACCTGGTCGCGTACACCCGGCTCGCCGCCATCGGCCGGCATGTCGGCGTGAACCTGTGGACCTATCAAGGCCCGGACGGGCAGGGCCTGTTGCAGGCGGTGGACTATCTGCTGCCCGCCGCGACCGGTGCCGCCGCGTGGGCGCATCCGGAGCTGGAGTTCTACCGGTACGCGGCGAGCGACATCGTCCACGCGGCGGCCGACGCGGGCGACGCGCGCGCGAAGGCCGCCGTACCGAAGCTGGAGGCGCCGCCCGGCGGTGACCTCTGGGCGCTGCGGCCGGCGGCCGAGCAGTTGGACTCGATCACCGGTTGA